The nucleotide sequence TTAACGTCAACCACCGGCGGCAACATTGGTTTGTTTATCAATGGCGTTGCCTTGTTCGATTACCGCGATGGAGTAGCCTGGAATTCCACTACCAATGCCTTGTGTGGTGGTCCGGGTAATCCACCTTGTCCGGGTGGACCGGCAGCCAATATGCCTTGGAACCGCGATGCAGTATTAGCCGAGAAGGCCGGTTTCGATTGCAGCAAAGGGCATCCGGCACAGGGCAATTACCATCACCATCAAAACCCCAGTGCTTTTAATTTAGATTTGGCAGTCATTTCCACCATTTGTAATTTATATGATGCCGAAGGATTATATAGCATCGACAGCACTCAACATTCCCCACTCATTGGATTTGCCTACGATGGTTATCCCATTTACGGTGCTTATGCCTACCGCAATGCAGACGGCAGCGGACCTATCGTACGCATGAAATCAGGTTATCACCTTCGCAACATCACTACCCGCACTATTTGGGCCGATGGTACCGATGTTAATGATGGTCCTGCCGTTAGTACCACTTACCCATTGGGTTATTTTCGGGAAGATTACGAGTATATTCCCACATCTGCGGCCACACCGGACATATTGGATGAGCACAACGGACGTTTTTGTGTTACTCCGGAGTATCCAAACGGGATTTATTGCTATTTTGCTACGGTTGATGCCAATTGGAATTCGGCCTATCCTTACGTTGTTGGGCCTACGTTTTATGGAGTAAAAAATGCTCAAAAGGTAACCGCGGTAAGCGAGGCAACTACCATTTATA is from Bacteroidia bacterium and encodes:
- a CDS encoding YHYH protein — protein: MKFNYFTFIFACCIALQSAAQTNPAILSWLQNTTQTGSYYVSGNPTPVSNGLLVNCQQVEYSTNWVYVHTTGVPAYPTGPFLDGNPSLATDQAGIFKLPLVPAPNTGTLTSTTGGNIGLFINGVALFDYRDGVAWNSTTNALCGGPGNPPCPGGPAANMPWNRDAVLAEKAGFDCSKGHPAQGNYHHHQNPSAFNLDLAVISTICNLYDAEGLYSIDSTQHSPLIGFAYDGYPIYGAYAYRNADGSGPIVRMKSGYHLRNITTRTIWADGTDVNDGPAVSTTYPLGYFREDYEYIPTSAATPDILDEHNGRFCVTPEYPNGIYCYFATVDANWNSAYPYVVGPTFYGVKNAQKVTAVSEATTIYNQPVGVQKVDDQSIQVFTFPNPSNDFIAVQAKGLVRSNAVVELCDISGKVIMRSEIKAGTTTTYFDVQSVYEGIYFIRLSGSQGQLTHKVIISHS